The genome window gtgcgggccctggttctggactcccccaacattgggaacatgtttcctgcctctaacgtgtccaaccccttaataatcttatacgtttcgataagatcccctctcatccttctaaattccagtgtatacaagcctagtcgctccagtctttcaacatacgacagtcccgccattccgggaattaacctggtgaacctacgctgcacgccctcaaaagcaagaatatccttcctcaaatttggagacctcccTCTCCTGTAATGAGGTAgaccgactctctcccccccccccccaatctttgcacacccccccAATACTTtccaagaggagggggggtagaagagacaggggagagaggtagggggggagagagacagaggggagtgagagagaaggagagagagagacacaaggggagggggggggggaagtattaTCAATCGATCCTATCAATATTCCCAGGCATTGCATCGTTTGCAagtcctctctccccttcacgtcccctcccccctctctctccctctctctcctctatcccctccctccctctcctctctctccctctctcccctccctctcccctccctcccaccctctctctctctcctctgcacTGCACTGTCtccctactctctcccctctctctctctcccctccttctctttCATGTGCACTGATTGCaagtctctccctctctttcctccctctctctcgtctgGCTCTGCATCGTTtgcaagtctctctctctctctctttccctccctccttcctctctctcctctgcaCCGTTTGCAAGCCTCCCCCTTCacgtccccttcccccctctctctcccctctctctcctccctctctcccctccttctctttCATCTGCACTGTTtgcaagtctctctctctctccccctccctccttcctctctctctcctctgcatCATTTGCAAGCCTCCCCCCTTCACGTCCCCTtcatgccccctccctcccccctcccctctcccattctctctcccctctctctctcgtctgGTTCTGCATCATTTgcaagtctctctctctcctctgcacCGTTTGcaagtctctccctctcccccttcacgtcccctgtctcccccctctctctctcccccctccctctcccccctctctccttcctctctctcccctctctctcgtcTGGCTCTGCATCGTTTGcaagtctctccctctctctcccccgttcacgtcccctctctctccctctcgcctctccccattctctctcccctctctctcgtcTGGCACTGCATCGTTtgcaagtctctctctctctctcctctctcccccctctctctctctcgcctcactctccccattctctctcccctctctctctcgtctgGCACTGCACCGTTTGCaagtctccccctctcctcccttcacgtcccctgtctcccccctctctcccaccttctgCCCGATGCCCGATGCCTTCTGCCCGatgcactcccccccctctctcccaccttctgCCCGATGCACTGCTGCAGCTCGGTGACCTTCTTCTCCAGGTCCGCGTTGACTCTCAGGAACTTGCCATCGATCTCGCTGATGTAGTGCTTCTTGTCGTTGAGGATCATGGTCGACTCCTCCAGCTCCCTCTGGAACTGGTCCCTCGCGTGCTTcagctgtcccccctcgcccctcactTGGTCGAACTCCTTCTTCAGGAGGGAGTTCTCCGACAGCACGGTCCACATGTACAGGACCATTGCTGCCACCAAGGCTACCAAGCCCACCATCAGGAACGCTGGAGTCTTACCTGCCatgttgtctgtctgtctgtctgtctgtgtgtgtcacacctctctctcttactttctctttctctctctctctctcttcctctctctctctctctccctctctctccacgtaaTGTCAGTCCAGTAGATTTTAACCCATTAGATTACAAACAAGTGGATTTCAAACTAgagatttctctctctctctctccctctctctctctctctctctctctctctctctctctctccacctaatGAGTCCAGTAGATTTCAGTTTAGTAGATTTCAACCTATTAGATTACAAACAAGTGGATTTCAAACtagatttctctctctctctctctctctctctctctctctctctctctctctctctctctctctctctctctctctctctctctctctctctccctccctccctccctccctccctctctct of Rhinoraja longicauda isolate Sanriku21f chromosome 44, sRhiLon1.1, whole genome shotgun sequence contains these proteins:
- the LOC144612382 gene encoding uncharacterized protein LOC144612382, translated to MVGLVALVAAMVLYMWTVLSENSLLKKEFDQVRGEGGQLKHARDQFQRELEESTMILNDKKHYISEIDGKFLRVNADLEKKVTELQQCIGQKTKISAEAEKQKNDLKAKDDRQKTLEGEKKNVENVLEEFKKLCASNNTGDMLKKLCPK